The Deinococcus arcticus genome has a window encoding:
- a CDS encoding pseudouridine-5'-phosphate glycosidase, which yields MTPFAPSRPELAAYLDLHPEVATALHGGRAVVALESTIISHGMPFPQNVEMARGVEAVVRAHGAVPATIAVLGGRLKVGLNEAELHQLATDRAVEKISTRDLPVTVALGKHGATTVASTMRIAALAGIRVFATGGTGGVHRGAGQTMDISADLLELARTDVCVVSAGVKSILDIGLTLEVLETQGVPAITLGSDEFPAFYSRRSGFAAPLTVQTADEAARVLQAKWTLGLSGGVLLANPIPQTDEIPADEIGAHIEQALKDMDALGLSGKATTPYLLGRVVELTGGRSLEANIALVRHNAAVAAQVAVAYAALG from the coding sequence ATGACCCCATTTGCCCCCAGCCGCCCCGAACTCGCCGCCTATCTGGACCTTCACCCCGAGGTGGCCACCGCGCTGCACGGGGGCCGCGCGGTGGTGGCCCTGGAAAGCACCATCATCAGCCACGGCATGCCCTTTCCGCAGAATGTGGAGATGGCGCGCGGCGTGGAAGCCGTGGTGCGGGCGCACGGCGCGGTGCCGGCCACCATTGCCGTACTGGGCGGCCGCCTGAAGGTGGGCCTGAACGAAGCCGAGCTGCACCAGCTGGCCACCGACCGGGCAGTCGAGAAGATCAGCACGCGCGACCTGCCGGTGACCGTGGCCCTGGGCAAGCACGGCGCCACCACGGTGGCCTCGACCATGCGCATTGCGGCGCTGGCGGGCATCCGGGTCTTTGCCACCGGGGGCACGGGCGGCGTGCACCGGGGCGCGGGCCAGACCATGGACATCAGCGCCGACCTGCTGGAACTGGCCCGCACGGACGTCTGCGTGGTCAGCGCCGGGGTCAAGAGCATCCTGGACATCGGCCTGACCCTGGAAGTGCTCGAAACCCAGGGCGTGCCCGCCATCACGCTGGGCAGTGACGAGTTTCCCGCCTTCTATTCGCGCCGCAGCGGCTTTGCGGCCCCACTGACGGTGCAGACGGCCGACGAAGCCGCCCGGGTGCTGCAGGCCAAGTGGACCCTGGGCCTGTCGGGCGGGGTCCTGCTGGCCAACCCCATTCCCCAGACCGACGAGATTCCCGCCGACGAGATTGGCGCGCACATTGAGCAGGCCCTGAAGGACATGGACGCCCTGGGGCTGAGCGGCAAGGCCACCACGCCCTACCTGCTGGGGCGCGTGGTGGAGCTGACCGGTGGCCGCAGCCTGGAAGCGAACATTGCCCTGGTGCGCCACAACGCGGCGGTGGCGGCGCAGGTGGCCGTGGCCTACGCGGCGCTGGGGTAG
- a CDS encoding DUF2167 domain-containing protein produces the protein MMKKTLMLLVLGGLSLAGAQSAQTPTEAPLRYQTGQIALLGGKAQLSTGAGLRYLDAAGAREVIVGQWGNPPEAAEDVLGMIVPAGLEPGTEEGWGVVITESKDGHVSDKDAAGINYDTLMRDMQAATQEENGAREEAGFGTVNLVGWADQPRYDAATHKMYWAKELAFSDNPGEHTLNYAVRILGRDNVLELNAVASMGQLPQIKRDMAAVLSQVSFTPGARYEDFNPNTDQLATYGIAGLLGVAAAKKVGLLAAALLFLKKGWILIAAALGGLIRLRGRRARA, from the coding sequence ATGATGAAGAAGACCTTGATGCTGCTGGTGCTGGGTGGCCTGTCGCTGGCCGGTGCGCAGTCGGCGCAGACCCCAACCGAGGCCCCACTGCGCTACCAGACCGGCCAGATTGCCCTGCTGGGCGGCAAGGCGCAGCTGAGCACCGGCGCGGGCCTGCGCTACCTCGACGCCGCTGGTGCAAGAGAAGTGATTGTAGGCCAGTGGGGGAATCCCCCGGAAGCCGCCGAGGACGTGCTGGGCATGATTGTGCCAGCGGGCCTGGAGCCCGGCACGGAAGAGGGCTGGGGCGTGGTGATCACCGAGAGCAAAGACGGCCACGTCTCGGATAAGGACGCGGCGGGCATCAACTACGACACCCTGATGCGTGACATGCAGGCCGCCACCCAGGAGGAGAACGGAGCCCGCGAGGAAGCCGGGTTTGGCACCGTCAATCTGGTAGGCTGGGCCGACCAGCCGCGCTACGACGCCGCCACCCACAAGATGTACTGGGCCAAGGAACTGGCCTTCAGCGACAATCCCGGCGAGCACACCCTGAACTACGCGGTGCGCATTCTGGGCCGGGACAACGTGCTGGAACTGAACGCAGTGGCGAGCATGGGGCAGCTGCCGCAGATCAAGCGCGACATGGCGGCGGTGCTGAGTCAGGTGTCGTTCACGCCGGGGGCGCGCTATGAGGACTTCAACCCCAACACCGACCAGCTGGCCACCTACGGCATTGCGGGGTTGCTGGGCGTGGCCGCCGCCAAGAAGGTGGGCCTGCTGGCCGCCGCCCTGCTGTTCCTGAAGAAGGGCTGGATTCTGATTGCCGCGGCCCTGGGCGGCCTGATCCGGCTGCGGGGGCGCCGCGCCCGGGCCTGA
- the lpdA gene encoding dihydrolipoyl dehydrogenase — MDSFDVLVIGGGPAGYVAAIRAAQLGFRTACVDAFERGGKPSLGGTCLNVGCIPSKALLDSSEKFEVMQHDFAEHGINVQGASIDLGRMLGRKAAVVDKLTGGVAYLFKKNKVTSFHGLGRLVRQDGEGWVVDAAGTEVKARHVIVATGSSPRALPLAPFGGHIVENSGALAFEQVPGQLGVIGAGVIGLELGSVWRRLGAQVTVLEALPGFLMAADDAVAREALKQFGKQGLNFHFGVQISRVEQDETGVTVTYTEKEQEVTARFDKLIVSIGRVPHTAGLGAEAVGLALDERGFVKVDGHYRTNLPNIYAIGDVIGGAMLAHKAEEEGVALAEMLAGQAGHVNYDVIPWVIYTSPEIAWAGLTEKQAKEKGLSVKTGQFPFSANGRALGHGDPRGFVKVVADATSDKLLGVHMVGPNVSELIGEVVAIMEFGGSSEDLARTVHAHPTLSEVVKEAALAADKRALHM, encoded by the coding sequence ATGGATTCCTTTGATGTGTTGGTCATTGGCGGCGGCCCGGCCGGGTACGTGGCCGCCATTCGCGCGGCGCAGCTGGGGTTCAGGACCGCCTGCGTGGACGCCTTTGAACGCGGCGGCAAGCCCAGTCTGGGCGGCACCTGCCTGAACGTGGGCTGCATTCCCAGCAAGGCCCTGCTGGATTCCAGCGAGAAGTTCGAGGTGATGCAGCACGACTTTGCCGAGCACGGCATCAACGTGCAGGGCGCCAGCATTGACCTGGGCCGGATGCTGGGCCGCAAGGCCGCCGTGGTGGACAAGCTCACGGGCGGCGTGGCCTATCTGTTCAAGAAGAACAAGGTCACCTCGTTCCACGGCCTGGGCCGCCTCGTGCGCCAGGACGGCGAGGGCTGGGTTGTGGACGCGGCAGGCACCGAGGTCAAGGCCAGGCACGTGATCGTGGCCACCGGCAGCAGCCCCCGCGCCCTGCCGCTGGCACCCTTCGGCGGCCATATCGTGGAGAACAGCGGCGCGCTGGCCTTTGAACAGGTGCCCGGCCAGCTGGGCGTGATTGGCGCCGGCGTGATTGGCCTGGAGCTGGGCAGCGTGTGGCGCCGCCTGGGCGCCCAGGTGACGGTCCTGGAGGCTCTGCCCGGCTTCCTGATGGCTGCCGACGACGCTGTGGCCAGGGAGGCCCTCAAGCAGTTTGGGAAGCAGGGCCTGAACTTCCACTTTGGCGTGCAGATCAGCAGAGTGGAGCAGGACGAGACCGGCGTGACCGTCACCTACACCGAAAAGGAGCAGGAGGTCACCGCCCGCTTCGATAAGCTGATCGTCTCGATTGGCCGCGTGCCGCACACCGCTGGCCTGGGCGCCGAGGCCGTGGGGCTGGCCCTGGATGAGCGCGGGTTCGTGAAGGTGGACGGCCACTACCGCACCAACCTGCCGAACATCTACGCCATTGGCGACGTGATTGGCGGCGCCATGCTGGCCCACAAGGCCGAGGAAGAGGGCGTGGCCCTGGCCGAGATGCTGGCCGGGCAGGCTGGGCACGTGAACTATGACGTGATTCCCTGGGTGATCTACACCAGCCCCGAGATTGCCTGGGCAGGCCTGACCGAGAAGCAGGCCAAAGAGAAGGGGCTGAGCGTCAAGACCGGCCAGTTTCCCTTCAGTGCCAACGGCCGCGCCCTGGGCCACGGCGACCCGCGCGGCTTTGTAAAGGTGGTCGCGGACGCCACAAGCGACAAACTGCTGGGCGTCCATATGGTGGGGCCCAATGTCAGCGAACTGATTGGTGAAGTGGTGGCCATCATGGAGTTCGGCGGCAGCAGCGAGGACCTGGCGCGAACGGTGCATGCTCACCCCACCCTGTCCGAGGTGGTGAAGGAAGCGGCCCTGGCGGCCGACAAACGCGCGCTGCACATGTGA